A window of the Streptomyces formicae genome harbors these coding sequences:
- the mshB gene encoding N-acetyl-1-D-myo-inositol-2-amino-2-deoxy-alpha-D-glucopyranoside deacetylase — MTDPDLPARRLLLVHAHPDDESINNGATMARYAAEGVHVTLVTCTLGEEGEVIPPELAHLAADKEDRLGPHRVGELAAAMAELGVSDHRFLGGPGRFRDSGMMGLPQNRRPGAFWSTDVDEAAPYLVEVIRTVRPQVLVTYDPNGGYGHPDHIQAHRVAMRAAELAAEPAFRRDLGAPHTIAKIYWNRVPRSVAEEGFARLRATAAESGTAVAFPGIAEVGDIPGVVDDAQITAGIDGTAYAGRKAAAMRAHATQIAVDGPFFALSNDLGQPLFTSEYYQLVRGESGAPAGERESDLFEGVAS; from the coding sequence ATGACGGACCCGGACCTGCCGGCCCGTCGTCTGCTGCTGGTGCACGCGCACCCCGACGACGAGTCGATCAACAATGGCGCCACCATGGCGCGGTACGCCGCCGAGGGCGTCCACGTCACGCTCGTGACGTGCACCCTCGGCGAGGAGGGCGAGGTCATCCCGCCCGAGCTCGCCCATCTCGCCGCCGACAAGGAGGACCGGCTCGGTCCGCACCGGGTCGGCGAACTGGCCGCCGCCATGGCCGAGCTGGGCGTCTCGGACCACCGCTTCCTCGGCGGCCCCGGCCGCTTCCGGGACTCCGGGATGATGGGTCTGCCCCAGAACCGCCGCCCCGGTGCCTTCTGGAGCACGGACGTCGACGAGGCCGCCCCGTACCTCGTCGAGGTGATCCGCACGGTACGGCCGCAGGTCCTCGTCACGTACGACCCCAACGGTGGCTACGGCCACCCCGACCACATCCAGGCGCACCGCGTCGCGATGCGGGCCGCCGAACTCGCCGCCGAACCGGCGTTCCGCCGCGATCTCGGCGCCCCGCACACCATCGCCAAGATCTACTGGAACCGGGTGCCGCGCTCGGTCGCCGAGGAGGGCTTCGCACGCCTGCGGGCCACGGCGGCCGAATCCGGGACGGCCGTGGCATTCCCCGGCATCGCGGAAGTCGGCGACATTCCCGGCGTCGTGGACGACGCGCAGATCACCGCCGGGATCGACGGCACCGCGTACGCCGGCCGGAAGGCGGCGGCGATGCGCGCCCACGCCACCCAGATCGCGGTCGACGGCCCCTTCTTCGCGCTGTCGAACGATCTCGGCCAGCCCCTGTTCACCAGCGAGTACTACCAGTTGGTCCGTGGCGAATCCGGCGCACCGGCCGGTGAGCGTGAGAGCGACCTGTTCGAGGGAGTGGCGTCATGA
- a CDS encoding DUF6113 family protein, with protein sequence MTEPGAWLTSAPKPGRIAGYLGLAVLGFVVGTAGSLVQTAWFPGGLLLALLGTAGAFYGGLRATGTQLGVLAPAAGWIVAVLLLSAGRPEGDGLFAGGLGEIVFLLGGMAVAVICATMTRLPQPGGPGGRLGT encoded by the coding sequence ATGACCGAGCCCGGAGCGTGGCTGACCAGTGCCCCGAAGCCCGGACGGATCGCCGGATACCTGGGCCTCGCCGTCCTCGGCTTCGTGGTCGGGACCGCCGGGTCGCTGGTCCAAACCGCCTGGTTCCCGGGCGGGTTGCTGCTGGCGCTGCTCGGTACCGCGGGGGCCTTCTACGGCGGACTGCGCGCCACCGGCACCCAGCTGGGCGTGCTCGCGCCCGCGGCCGGCTGGATCGTGGCGGTGCTGCTGCTGAGCGCGGGACGCCCGGAGGGCGACGGCCTCTTCGCGGGCGGTCTCGGCGAGATCGTCTTCCTGCTGGGCGGAATGGCCGTGGCTGTGATCTGTGCCACCATGACGCGGTTGCCGCAACCGGGCGGCCCCGGAGGCCGACTTGGCACGTGA